In Tripterygium wilfordii isolate XIE 37 chromosome 17, ASM1340144v1, whole genome shotgun sequence, the genomic window ATCATAAAGATATTGTTTcaagtgagaatcgaactcggaACCTTTAGTCTTTAAAATCCATACAGTTTGACTTCAGATAAATTCATCAATGAGACTATCACCCAAGAGATTGGACACCATCTCTTTGTCACACATGCATCTAAGAATTATGAGAGCTCTAGGGTGATCACAGATTTATTAATAGaaagctttcatttttttttgaaggtttTTAGTTCGATTTaatcgaatatatatatataaaatagtattAGTGATGGTGATTTGGCCGGAATATGCTGTGAAAGGTTCCGCCGTCGGTGGTGGCTAATTAgtcaaaactttcaaaaaatttccacaagaaagaagaagaaaaatactataaatagTGGAAAGTCAAGTGGGAACCTCACATTCAGACAAAAATCCACAGCTGCCTTACAAGACCAGACCCCCACTCGCACACCATTTTCACTTCCTGCCATCGTCTcctctgaattttttttctttcaactttcaagattctatttctgtttcttatcttcttcaacaaaaatcttttccagAATTTTTCcttcaaagatttttttttgattcaaaaacagtaactaataatttttttttcacatataGATTATCATCAATCTTGTTTAAAACTTGATTAATCAAGAAACTGAGATTCTACAGAATCTGTAGAATCTGATTCTTTGAAGGTTGAAATCAGAGACAGAtagaggtatatatatatatcatggaGCAACCGCCGGAGAGTGGAAGTGGGAGTGGTTTGGTGTTTGAAGAGGCGGAGAAGATAATATTAAGGTGGGATTCTACCGCATCGGAGGAAGCTAGGGAGAAGATGATCTTCGATTGCGATCGCGATGAGGTCAACCGATACTTACAGGCCGTCGATGAAATTCAACGCTCCATGTCCACCGCTTCCATTTCTTCAACTTCGGAGGATCAGAAAAGCAACAACAAGGTTAATAACTCCGCCACCATCCAGATCGCCATGGCTCGATTGGAGGACGAGTTCCGTAACATCCTTCTCATACATACTACTCCAATCGAGGCCGACTCTCTCACTGATCCTTCAAGCTCCTACTCCTTCCACTCCACCGACGAGTCGCTTGATGAGAGCTTAAGTTTCGGTGAGACTTTCGATGCGAGGGTGAAACAACAGcaggaagatgaagaacaacAACGAGAAGGAATATCTGCGGATTCGTCAAGTTTCAGTCACTCGAGTTACCGATCCACGAGTTGTATTCGCGAGATCGATCTGATTCCAGAGGAAGCAATTAACGACTTGCAGTGCATCGCCGGACGCATGATCTCTGCTGGGTACTTGCGGGAGTGTATCCAGGTGTACGGGAGTGTTAGGAAATCTGCCGTGGACGCCAGCTTTCGAAGGCTTGGTATCGAGAAGTTGAGTATTGGAGACATTCAGAGGCTCGAATGGGACGCCTTGGAAACTAAGATTAGGCGCTGGATACGTGCTGCAAAGATCTGCATAAGGATTTTGTTCGCAAGCGAAAAGAAGCTCTGCGAACAGATCTTTGAAGGGATTGGTACTGCCATTGACGATGCTTGTTTTATGGAGACGATTAAGGGTCCCGCAATTCAGCTCTTCAATTTTGCTGAGGCTATAAGTATAAGCAGGAGATCAccggagaagttgttcaagattCTGGACTTACATGATGCTTTGATGGACCTTATACCTGATATTGAAGTTGTATTCGATTCGAAATCGTCCGATTCCATTCGGGTCCAGGCGGCTGAGATTCTGTCCAGGTTAGCCGAGGCAGTGAGAGGGATTTTGTCAGAGTTTGAGAATGCTGTGCTGCGTGAGCCTTCCAGGGTTCCTGTGCCCGGAGGGACTATACATCCCTTGACTAGGTATGTGATGAACTACATAAGTTTGATCTCTGATTACAAACAGACTTTGATTGAGCTTATTGTGTCAAAACCATCGGCTGGTTCGAGATATTCAGGCGATCCAACAACCCCGGATATGGATTTTGCTGAATTAGAGGCGAGAACTCCCTTAGCACTTCATTTGATTTGGATTATTGTGATTTTGCAATTCAATTTGGATGGCAAGTCTAAACATTACAAAGATGCATCAATATCAAATCTCTTTATGATGAACAATGTTCACTATATAGTTCAAAAGGTGAAAGGGTCACCAGAATTGAGAGAAATGATTGGGGATGATTATTTGAGGAAGCTAACAGGGCAATTCAGGCAGGCAGCAACCAGCTACCAGAGAGCAACATGGGTGAAGGTTTTGTATTGTCTAAGAGATGAGGGGTTACATGTGAGTGGGAGTTTCTCATCTGGGGTGTCAAAGAGTGCATTGAGAGAGAGGTTTAAGACCTTCAATGCTATGTTTGAGGAGGTTCATAGGACTGAAGCTACATGGCTTGTACCGGATTCTCAGCTTAGGGAAGAGCTACGAATATCGATATCGGAGAAGTTGATTCCAGCTTACAGGTCATTTCTCGGGCGGTTCAGGAGCCATATAGAGAGTGGAAAACACCCAGAGAATTACATCAAGTACTCAGTTGAGGATTTAGAGGATGCTGTCTTGGATTTTTTTGAGGGATACCCTGTATCCCAGCACTTAAGGAGGAGGTCTCAGTGAAGGAGTGGCAATGTTTGCTTAAGTTGGAAAATTAGGACacattctttgaattttttgtggaGTATTTGGGGGATAT contains:
- the LOC119982465 gene encoding exocyst complex component EXO70A1-like; translation: MEQPPESGSGSGLVFEEAEKIILRWDSTASEEAREKMIFDCDRDEVNRYLQAVDEIQRSMSTASISSTSEDQKSNNKVNNSATIQIAMARLEDEFRNILLIHTTPIEADSLTDPSSSYSFHSTDESLDESLSFGETFDARVKQQQEDEEQQREGISADSSSFSHSSYRSTSCIREIDLIPEEAINDLQCIAGRMISAGYLRECIQVYGSVRKSAVDASFRRLGIEKLSIGDIQRLEWDALETKIRRWIRAAKICIRILFASEKKLCEQIFEGIGTAIDDACFMETIKGPAIQLFNFAEAISISRRSPEKLFKILDLHDALMDLIPDIEVVFDSKSSDSIRVQAAEILSRLAEAVRGILSEFENAVLREPSRVPVPGGTIHPLTRYVMNYISLISDYKQTLIELIVSKPSAGSRYSGDPTTPDMDFAELEARTPLALHLIWIIVILQFNLDGKSKHYKDASISNLFMMNNVHYIVQKVKGSPELREMIGDDYLRKLTGQFRQAATSYQRATWVKVLYCLRDEGLHVSGSFSSGVSKSALRERFKTFNAMFEEVHRTEATWLVPDSQLREELRISISEKLIPAYRSFLGRFRSHIESGKHPENYIKYSVEDLEDAVLDFFEGYPVSQHLRRRSQ